One genomic region from Fervidobacterium gondwanense DSM 13020 encodes:
- a CDS encoding RNA methyltransferase produces the protein MLNKVYTALIHYPVLGRDGRIITTAVTNLDIHDIARSSRTYNIKKYYVVTHLPAQQDIVRKVLGYWTDGFGKTYNPNRSDALSIVELKSYVEDVIKDIEESEGQKPIVMFTSAKVRPNTITYEEGRKIILEDERPVLLLFGTGWGMPKELENMCDYSLEPVRGKSDFNHLSVRAAVAIILDRLIGESVIEEK, from the coding sequence ATGCTCAATAAAGTTTACACTGCGCTGATACATTACCCTGTGCTCGGGAGAGACGGTAGAATAATAACCACGGCTGTAACTAACTTAGACATACACGATATAGCAAGAAGCTCCCGCACATACAATATCAAAAAATATTATGTTGTCACTCATCTTCCAGCTCAGCAAGATATCGTAAGAAAGGTGCTCGGTTATTGGACGGATGGGTTTGGTAAAACCTATAATCCAAATCGTTCTGATGCATTGTCTATTGTCGAGCTAAAGTCATACGTCGAAGATGTCATAAAGGACATAGAAGAATCGGAAGGACAAAAACCAATAGTTATGTTCACTTCAGCAAAAGTCAGGCCAAACACAATAACATACGAAGAAGGAAGAAAGATTATCCTTGAAGACGAAAGACCAGTATTATTGCTTTTCGGAACTGGTTGGGGAATGCCTAAGGAACTCGAAAATATGTGCGATTACTCTTTGGAACCAGTAAGAGGAAAGAGCGACTTTAATCACCTATCCGTTAGAGCAGCGGTAGCGATAATACTTGATAGATTGATTGGTGAATCAGTCATCGAAGAAAAGTAA
- the rpsP gene encoding 30S ribosomal protein S16 has product MVRIRLTRMGKKKQPFYRIVVVDQRKKRDGAYIESLGYYNPLKEPYEVKVDIDKAVEWMLKGAQPSETVSKLLGKLGLYEKLEAAKAKK; this is encoded by the coding sequence GTGGTTAGGATTAGATTAACACGCATGGGAAAGAAGAAACAACCATTCTACAGAATCGTCGTCGTTGATCAAAGAAAGAAACGCGATGGTGCGTACATCGAGAGCCTTGGTTATTACAACCCACTCAAGGAACCATATGAAGTGAAGGTTGACATTGATAAAGCAGTTGAGTGGATGTTGAAAGGTGCTCAGCCAAGTGAAACAGTTTCAAAACTTCTTGGAAAACTTGGACTTTACGAAAAGCTTGAAGCTGCAAAAGCAAAGAAGTGA
- the pelF gene encoding GT4 family glycosyltransferase PelF codes for MRVCLIVEGTYPYITGGVSSWIQMIIENIPDVEFDVVHLAPWKWSRPFSYKMPVNLKSVYEYPLFSVDFKKDGEMLDEKEIVRNIRQLLFLKESRVEFFSNILRSVSGKHIDYILQSKTFWQFLVDIYERYFYEEGFPSFYWTIIGFVLPILSAIQSIPPKADIYHSTTTGYAVLSALSGKYIHKGKLIVTEHGIYHREREIEIIKSTSIQEIYKKTWIEIFRLISETAYQECDALTTLFEKNQLFQFELNADIRKSRVIPNGIDVKKFSAIEPVEHDTFNIGMIGRVVPIKDVITGIKAFDIFVKKHPNSKLYIIGPTDEDEEYYQRCVDIVRLFNLEEKVIFTGRANVLDYYPLIDVLLISSISEGQPLVQLEAMASGIPVVVTNVGNCPEIALDPDGQSGFVVEPKDYQAMAEKLDVLASDKHLCKTFGENGRKIVQEKYNLEKMISEYRRLYEEVLSSAIQNT; via the coding sequence ATGCGTGTATGCTTGATTGTTGAAGGAACGTATCCTTACATTACAGGTGGGGTTTCTTCATGGATTCAAATGATAATTGAAAATATACCTGACGTAGAATTCGACGTGGTCCATTTAGCACCGTGGAAATGGTCACGTCCTTTTTCTTATAAAATGCCAGTTAATTTGAAGAGCGTGTACGAATATCCGCTTTTTTCTGTGGATTTCAAGAAGGACGGAGAAATGTTAGATGAAAAGGAAATAGTTCGTAACATAAGACAACTACTCTTTTTGAAGGAAAGTAGAGTTGAGTTTTTTTCTAACATCCTTAGATCTGTTTCAGGAAAACATATTGATTATATACTTCAAAGCAAGACATTTTGGCAATTTCTGGTTGACATTTACGAACGTTACTTTTATGAAGAAGGGTTTCCAAGTTTCTATTGGACAATTATAGGTTTTGTGCTTCCAATTTTAAGCGCCATCCAATCAATCCCACCAAAAGCTGATATATATCATTCAACAACCACCGGCTACGCAGTTCTCAGCGCTCTTTCTGGAAAATATATACACAAGGGAAAGCTGATAGTAACAGAACACGGGATATATCATCGTGAAAGAGAAATAGAGATCATAAAATCAACGAGTATTCAAGAAATATATAAGAAGACATGGATTGAGATTTTCAGACTCATAAGTGAAACTGCTTATCAAGAGTGTGATGCGCTAACAACCCTCTTTGAAAAAAATCAGCTCTTCCAATTTGAGTTGAACGCCGATATCCGCAAGTCTCGAGTTATTCCCAATGGTATTGATGTTAAAAAGTTTTCAGCAATCGAGCCTGTCGAACATGACACATTTAACATAGGAATGATTGGCAGGGTTGTGCCAATAAAAGACGTGATAACTGGAATTAAAGCGTTCGATATTTTTGTAAAGAAGCATCCAAATTCAAAATTGTACATCATCGGACCAACAGACGAGGATGAAGAATATTATCAAAGGTGCGTTGACATTGTTAGACTTTTTAACTTGGAAGAAAAGGTAATATTCACTGGCAGGGCGAATGTCTTGGATTATTATCCTCTGATCGATGTTTTGCTAATAAGCAGTATCTCCGAGGGTCAACCGCTTGTACAATTAGAGGCTATGGCATCAGGCATTCCAGTTGTTGTTACAAACGTAGGGAATTGCCCAGAAATCGCGCTTGACCCTGATGGGCAATCTGGTTTTGTTGTTGAGCCGAAAGATTATCAAGCCATGGCTGAAAAACTTGATGTTTTAGCATCAGATAAACACTTGTGCAAAACTTTTGGTGAAAATGGAAGAAAAATTGTACAGGAAAAATACAACTTAGAAAAGATGATTAGCGAGTACAGAAGGTTGTATGAGGAGGTTTTGAGTAGTGCAATACAAAACACTTAA
- the lepB gene encoding signal peptidase I — MPKSNITDKRTKEGQKAKSIVKEVFLTLIYAVVAATIIRIFVFETMLVPTPSMVPTINVGDRLFVEKITYSAREPEIGEIVVFYTPFPDERAQQMLRAFDKFMDMFTPKQFSGSVKYVKRLVAKEGDVITLKNVDGNWKLFVNGKIPEHLKSVNYTLEGIFKYPKLWSYLAEASRLRNDKPKYREYLFNLASRDGNEIANIVFSILGGLEPVPYGIDYTVFVDRYLIPNNIDFSNYVWEENGQVYVKIPKGFYFFMGDNSSQSLDSRYFGFVPKSAVVGRPILRIWPFKAFGPVQPLIAEKK; from the coding sequence ATGCCCAAATCAAATATTACAGATAAAAGAACAAAAGAAGGGCAGAAAGCTAAAAGCATAGTTAAGGAAGTTTTTTTGACTTTAATCTATGCGGTAGTTGCAGCAACTATAATAAGAATTTTTGTGTTTGAAACAATGCTCGTCCCTACACCATCTATGGTCCCCACAATAAATGTAGGGGACCGTCTGTTTGTTGAAAAAATAACATATTCGGCACGCGAACCAGAAATAGGAGAGATAGTAGTATTCTATACTCCTTTCCCTGACGAGAGAGCCCAGCAAATGCTAAGAGCATTCGACAAGTTCATGGATATGTTCACACCAAAGCAATTCTCAGGCTCTGTAAAATATGTTAAACGTCTTGTTGCAAAAGAAGGAGATGTTATAACTCTCAAAAATGTCGACGGAAACTGGAAATTATTTGTAAACGGTAAGATACCGGAACATTTAAAGAGCGTGAATTATACTCTTGAAGGAATATTTAAGTATCCAAAACTGTGGAGCTATCTTGCTGAGGCAAGCCGGTTGAGAAATGACAAGCCAAAATACCGAGAATATCTCTTTAATTTAGCTTCAAGAGATGGGAACGAGATTGCGAATATAGTATTTAGCATATTGGGTGGTCTTGAGCCTGTACCCTACGGTATAGATTACACTGTATTTGTCGATAGATATCTTATCCCAAACAATATCGACTTCTCAAACTATGTATGGGAAGAGAACGGGCAAGTTTATGTAAAGATCCCAAAAGGTTTCTATTTCTTCATGGGAGATAATTCTTCACAAAGTCTTGACAGTAGATATTTCGGTTTCGTTCCAAAAAGTGCGGTTGTTGGACGTCCAATTCTTAGAATTTGGCCTTTCAAAGCATTTGGACCTGTTCAGCCATTGATTGCAGAGAAGAAATAA
- a CDS encoding FKBP-type peptidyl-prolyl cis-trans isomerase, whose protein sequence is MGIKNGDKIKVHYTGMFEDGQVFDTSLNREPLEFVVGAGQVIQGFEEELIGLEIGDRKKFLIPFEKAYGPVREDLKFSVQRSMLPEDANVGDLLEVHQQDGGFFVVRIEELNENVAILDANHPLAGKNLIFEVEIIEIS, encoded by the coding sequence ATGGGTATTAAGAATGGAGATAAGATCAAGGTTCATTACACAGGGATGTTTGAGGATGGTCAGGTTTTTGACACTTCGCTCAACAGAGAACCGCTCGAATTTGTAGTTGGAGCAGGTCAAGTTATTCAAGGTTTTGAAGAAGAACTTATCGGTTTGGAAATTGGTGATAGGAAGAAATTTCTTATACCTTTTGAAAAAGCTTATGGCCCAGTAAGAGAAGACTTAAAATTCAGTGTTCAAAGATCGATGCTTCCTGAAGATGCTAATGTAGGAGACCTTCTTGAAGTTCACCAACAAGACGGTGGTTTCTTCGTTGTGCGAATTGAGGAACTCAATGAAAATGTTGCGATACTTGATGCAAACCATCCGTTGGCTGGAAAGAACCTTATATTTGAGGTTGAGATCATAGAAATTTCGTAA
- the rimM gene encoding ribosome maturation factor RimM (Essential for efficient processing of 16S rRNA), giving the protein MRKVEELLKEKIPVGVLSNTHGLNGDLKLHTFTNLPEVIAKLVEVIAYNEAQKKFTYCKFEKIKKAHGYFIVHIAGVNTISEAEKLKGFVIYVDKSAFPKSKDGEYYFYELLNSEVYDENENYIGLVEDIVETGNNDVIVVKKNKSSKEEIMIPVIERYVLKIDKEGKKIQVKLPEWLE; this is encoded by the coding sequence ATGAGGAAAGTAGAAGAACTTTTGAAAGAAAAGATACCTGTTGGTGTATTGAGTAATACTCACGGTTTAAATGGAGATTTGAAACTACACACTTTTACAAATCTGCCAGAAGTAATTGCTAAGCTCGTTGAAGTAATAGCATATAATGAGGCTCAGAAAAAGTTTACGTATTGCAAATTCGAAAAGATCAAAAAGGCTCACGGATATTTTATTGTCCACATAGCTGGTGTAAATACTATATCTGAAGCTGAGAAACTTAAAGGATTTGTAATTTATGTAGACAAATCGGCATTTCCAAAGTCGAAAGATGGAGAATATTACTTCTACGAACTACTCAATTCCGAAGTCTATGACGAAAACGAAAATTATATTGGTCTTGTTGAAGACATCGTAGAAACTGGGAATAACGATGTGATAGTTGTGAAGAAGAATAAAAGCTCTAAGGAAGAGATTATGATTCCAGTTATTGAACGGTACGTTCTAAAGATCGACAAGGAAGGAAAGAAAATTCAGGTCAAGCTTCCGGAGTGGTTAGAGTGA
- a CDS encoding KH domain-containing protein — MKDFLEYVLKSIAKHPDDVVVVEYEEGGKKVFDISVHPEDVGQVIGKDGRTIKSIKILLSAMADDSDFILKVIR, encoded by the coding sequence GTGAAAGATTTCCTCGAGTACGTCCTCAAGTCAATAGCAAAACACCCAGACGATGTCGTAGTAGTCGAGTATGAAGAGGGCGGAAAAAAGGTTTTTGATATTTCTGTCCATCCAGAGGATGTGGGTCAGGTTATCGGTAAAGACGGCAGGACAATCAAATCTATTAAGATATTGCTTTCCGCTATGGCCGATGATTCTGACTTCATCCTGAAGGTGATAAGATGA
- a CDS encoding DUF2194 domain-containing protein, with amino-acid sequence MQYKTLNKFVKVMIVLIWSLILSETIVYSKTLLLYKGSEQGYGYSILLKYVAPALKDILEDYEIIDVESLNFISFDLNNYDLIVTCYYTPQMRDAKKYLEKLSMFLINGGKLFIINNLGATLDSSGENHPGLYEINSVYNLLGLSYYFGWRKVKPSTININENFINTTLLKFENERDVERYTPISTFIKTLVELKDQQGNTYNMAFLSPLGGLIAYNYLFDDDGKIVLDLQKIFSNILIGNDEEFKILVVGQDNYELRKALDYTSFKYQWKKQMSSVLSTYDLVFHFGGSYPPADKNLVSYLSNGGTAVIIGKGSNLSFVDYMTVSDEVFPVPANLKFNVKKNISWEKPPQNSKVLVTSSNGEALVWSIPLGNGTVIFYPIELVSKTYRGLLMQSALSQLKVSIQPIVNSWSMHLDDFPLPAYKRKIDIITREFGDITDNEFYYNIWWPMMKQLSKEFSIKYTTIFVANYNASVTWPFSFQEYTNTPEQMRALQELISSSYEIGLHGYNHIHLTQENWKQENLETVLKLYKTFLKNTLGDNYIPYVYVAPNNIIDSFGVETLLRIFPSIKVIGTSYTTTQKLFDEFEVIHEKVVVMPRTTFGYYPAENLLASSILSLMTFGTFQYFLHPDDLFSKDRNPDGKTWKEMYNSLREFLSTMTRYYPFLRNHTASESGEILYDFLTQKPIIRKFANKLSVEIPIGHHLPRYYYLRVRGEFSIYGGRIVYSYGNLVVIEQMENKMEIILK; translated from the coding sequence GTGCAATACAAAACACTTAATAAGTTTGTAAAAGTCATGATTGTTCTAATATGGTCTTTAATACTATCAGAAACAATTGTATATTCAAAGACTCTCTTGCTGTATAAGGGATCAGAACAGGGATATGGATACAGTATCCTTCTGAAGTATGTTGCCCCAGCCTTGAAAGACATACTTGAAGATTACGAAATAATTGATGTCGAAAGTCTGAACTTCATCAGTTTTGATTTAAATAATTATGATTTAATAGTAACATGCTATTACACGCCTCAAATGAGAGATGCTAAGAAGTATCTCGAGAAACTCTCGATGTTTTTGATCAATGGTGGAAAGTTATTCATTATAAACAATCTCGGAGCAACACTTGATTCATCTGGTGAAAACCATCCGGGTTTATATGAAATCAATTCTGTGTATAATCTGCTTGGTTTGTCATACTATTTCGGCTGGAGAAAGGTTAAACCAAGTACCATAAATATAAATGAGAATTTTATAAACACGACCTTGCTGAAATTTGAAAATGAAAGAGATGTTGAGCGCTACACACCAATAAGTACGTTTATCAAAACTCTTGTTGAACTGAAAGATCAGCAAGGTAATACATATAACATGGCTTTTCTAAGTCCACTTGGTGGACTGATAGCGTACAACTATCTTTTCGATGATGACGGGAAAATTGTACTCGACCTTCAGAAGATTTTTTCGAACATACTTATTGGCAATGATGAAGAATTCAAAATATTAGTTGTTGGTCAAGATAACTATGAGCTTCGGAAAGCTCTTGATTACACCTCATTCAAATATCAATGGAAAAAGCAGATGTCATCTGTACTGTCCACATATGATTTGGTGTTTCATTTTGGTGGTAGTTATCCACCGGCCGACAAGAACCTTGTAAGTTATTTATCTAATGGTGGAACTGCTGTTATTATTGGAAAAGGTAGTAACTTAAGTTTTGTTGATTACATGACAGTAAGTGACGAAGTTTTTCCAGTGCCGGCAAATTTGAAATTTAATGTAAAGAAGAACATCAGTTGGGAAAAACCACCACAAAATTCGAAGGTTCTTGTAACCTCATCAAATGGCGAAGCGCTTGTTTGGTCAATTCCACTTGGAAATGGTACCGTGATATTCTACCCAATTGAATTGGTAAGTAAAACCTACAGAGGCTTGCTTATGCAAAGTGCTTTGTCACAGCTTAAAGTATCAATACAACCTATAGTGAACAGCTGGTCTATGCATCTTGATGACTTTCCATTACCTGCATATAAAAGGAAGATTGACATAATTACGAGAGAATTTGGAGATATCACTGACAATGAGTTCTACTACAACATCTGGTGGCCAATGATGAAGCAACTTTCGAAGGAGTTTTCGATTAAATATACTACTATATTTGTCGCAAATTATAATGCTTCCGTGACTTGGCCATTTAGTTTTCAAGAGTATACGAATACACCAGAACAGATGCGAGCTCTTCAAGAACTTATCAGCAGCTCTTACGAGATAGGGTTGCACGGATACAATCACATTCACTTGACTCAAGAAAACTGGAAACAGGAGAATCTCGAAACTGTTCTAAAGCTTTACAAAACTTTTCTAAAGAATACATTAGGTGACAACTACATACCTTATGTTTATGTTGCACCTAATAATATAATAGACTCATTCGGAGTTGAAACATTGCTCAGAATTTTTCCAAGCATTAAAGTGATAGGCACATCTTATACCACAACTCAAAAACTTTTTGACGAATTTGAGGTTATTCATGAAAAAGTTGTTGTAATGCCAAGAACCACATTTGGATACTATCCCGCTGAAAATCTCTTGGCAAGTTCAATACTTTCACTCATGACCTTTGGTACATTTCAGTACTTCCTGCATCCTGATGATTTATTCTCCAAAGACAGAAATCCTGATGGGAAAACTTGGAAGGAGATGTATAATAGCCTTAGAGAATTTCTTTCGACTATGACAAGGTATTACCCTTTCTTGAGAAATCACACAGCATCTGAGAGTGGTGAGATTCTTTATGATTTCTTAACTCAAAAACCCATAATAAGAAAATTTGCAAACAAACTAAGCGTTGAGATTCCTATTGGCCACCATTTGCCCAGGTACTATTATTTGAGAGTACGAGGAGAATTTTCGATTTATGGTGGCAGAATAGTATATTCTTATGGCAATCTTGTTGTGATTGAGCAAATGGAAAATAAAATGGAGATAATCTTAAAATAA
- a CDS encoding MFS transporter, with the protein MIFLINLYTLLVGISRAAYTALFNLYLKSYDIPNTVIGNATFYYSWGMAIGGFLFAGISDKIGRKKTILFTMPLYGLFGILRLLNLQWALYLYLVSFLFGFFDTSVIMPTISVIENSDEKKRLRNSNINFAIVMITGVIGYFGAGVLSERIGLYPSLNISMVLAILSVLPVLAFPNVRIKKRLIKRKNELSPSQLIMLIYYISSGALVSLAAGVFINFGNVIFYDLFSFSTAMITVVLAISQLSTAATSLFSHKLTHRYGYKLSLFLIYLSVSVLIFLMPIFMLNSYVFSIAYILRYVLINISTPLYMVFCLSYLPRQYIATYSGLSYFVNNVMRAVSAQIFTKLSVTGETDYNKLFGVTGLFYLLNTLLTLFVFYLMYKVSEQNTNSEAHKLSEKQNSKKSRPVPKAKKTFPLFRRTTHVSIHIHTPNTTTKRHYVSVFVKQGSVRRKRSDF; encoded by the coding sequence TTGATATTTCTTATCAATCTTTATACCCTTCTGGTTGGTATATCGCGTGCTGCGTACACCGCGTTATTCAATTTGTATCTTAAATCATATGATATCCCCAATACTGTTATTGGGAATGCAACATTCTATTATTCTTGGGGGATGGCGATTGGTGGGTTCTTATTTGCCGGGATTTCAGATAAGATAGGGAGAAAAAAGACCATTTTATTTACGATGCCTCTTTATGGATTATTTGGAATACTTAGACTTCTTAACTTGCAATGGGCATTATACTTGTATTTAGTATCCTTTCTGTTTGGATTTTTCGATACATCAGTCATAATGCCTACAATATCGGTTATTGAAAATTCAGACGAGAAGAAGAGGCTAAGAAACTCGAATATAAACTTCGCCATAGTAATGATTACTGGTGTCATTGGATATTTCGGTGCTGGGGTACTCTCAGAACGTATTGGCCTGTATCCAAGTCTCAACATCTCAATGGTACTTGCAATATTGTCCGTACTGCCAGTATTGGCATTTCCAAATGTTCGTATAAAGAAAAGATTAATTAAGAGGAAAAATGAATTGTCACCGTCACAGCTGATAATGTTAATTTATTACATATCTTCCGGTGCGCTTGTTAGTTTGGCTGCTGGAGTTTTTATAAATTTTGGAAATGTCATTTTCTATGACCTATTTTCATTCTCAACGGCTATGATTACTGTTGTGCTTGCGATATCTCAGTTATCCACAGCGGCGACATCTCTTTTTTCACACAAACTTACTCACAGATACGGCTATAAATTGTCGCTGTTTTTGATATACCTTAGTGTTTCAGTTCTAATTTTCCTGATGCCAATTTTCATGCTTAATTCATATGTTTTCAGCATTGCTTACATTCTCAGATACGTCTTGATAAATATTTCAACACCGCTCTACATGGTATTCTGCCTATCTTATCTTCCAAGACAGTACATAGCTACATATTCAGGATTGAGCTACTTTGTTAATAATGTCATGCGGGCAGTGTCAGCACAAATATTTACAAAATTGTCTGTAACCGGTGAGACAGATTACAATAAGCTTTTTGGAGTTACTGGATTGTTTTATCTATTGAACACATTACTCACACTGTTTGTGTTCTACCTGATGTATAAAGTGTCAGAACAGAATACTAATTCTGAGGCCCACAAATTATCAGAAAAGCAGAACAGCAAGAAAAGTAGACCTGTTCCTAAAGCGAAGAAAACTTTTCCACTTTTTAGAAGAACAACTCATGTTAGTATTCATATCCATACTCCTAATACAACGACGAAAAGGCATTATGTTTCTGTGTTCGTTAAACAAGGATCAGTAAGGAGAAAAAGAAGCGACTTTTGA
- the rplS gene encoding 50S ribosomal protein L19: MSMDNLVRIIEKSQLKEVPQFRPGDTVRVHVRVREGDKERIQAYEGIVIAIRGSGVSKTFTVRRVAAGGIGVERIFPLYAPTIEKVEVIKKGRVRRAKLYYLRNVKGKVKIKERK, encoded by the coding sequence ATGAGCATGGACAACTTAGTGAGAATCATCGAAAAGAGCCAACTTAAGGAAGTTCCTCAGTTCAGACCTGGAGATACCGTAAGAGTCCACGTGAGAGTAAGAGAAGGTGACAAGGAAAGAATCCAGGCTTATGAAGGTATCGTTATAGCTATCAGAGGTTCGGGAGTTAGCAAAACGTTCACAGTAAGAAGAGTTGCTGCAGGCGGAATAGGTGTTGAAAGAATATTCCCACTTTATGCTCCAACCATTGAAAAGGTAGAGGTTATAAAGAAAGGAAGAGTGAGAAGGGCAAAGCTTTACTATCTCAGAAACGTCAAGGGTAAGGTGAAAATTAAGGAGAGAAAATAA
- the ffh gene encoding signal recognition particle protein — protein MFEGLRDKLSNAFKTLAGKGKITERNIEEAIQIVKTSLLAADVNYKVVKEFVEEIKKKALGEEVLKSLTPDQMFIKIVRDELIKLLGEKESFRLIHNPSYVMMVGLQGTGKTTSAAKIANYLKKQGKHPILVAADTYRPAAIDQLETLGKKINVPVITGDRKNALKIVEEAMKQVKDSGYDVVILDTAGRLHIDDEMMNELEKIKDMVNPDEILLTVDAMAGQDAVNSGKVFNERLDVSGFVVTKLDGDSRGGVILTIRYITGKPIKFVGVGEKIDDFDEFYPDRMANRILGLGDVLSLIEKVERELDQEKMQKMGEKFMRAEFTLDDFREQIKEIKKLGMDKILEALPGAPEVDLNTSEKELKKVEAIINSMTPEERNNPSIINASRKKRIANGSGTTVQDINKLLKSYEEMKKLMKMMKKGRMPFGLKGLKF, from the coding sequence ATGTTTGAGGGTTTAAGGGATAAGTTATCCAATGCATTTAAGACATTGGCTGGTAAAGGAAAGATCACAGAGAGGAATATAGAAGAAGCCATACAAATAGTAAAGACGTCTCTCTTAGCAGCAGACGTTAACTACAAAGTAGTTAAAGAGTTTGTTGAAGAGATCAAGAAAAAGGCACTTGGCGAAGAGGTGCTTAAATCACTTACTCCTGATCAGATGTTCATTAAAATAGTTAGAGACGAACTAATAAAATTGTTGGGTGAGAAAGAATCGTTCAGGTTGATTCACAACCCATCGTACGTTATGATGGTAGGTCTTCAGGGTACCGGTAAAACAACAAGTGCTGCTAAGATAGCTAACTATCTTAAAAAGCAAGGTAAACATCCAATTTTAGTTGCCGCTGATACTTACCGACCTGCAGCAATTGATCAGTTGGAAACCTTAGGAAAAAAGATAAATGTGCCAGTCATAACTGGTGATAGAAAGAATGCGTTGAAAATCGTTGAGGAAGCAATGAAGCAAGTTAAGGATAGCGGATATGATGTCGTAATTTTAGATACTGCCGGACGTTTACATATCGACGATGAAATGATGAATGAACTTGAAAAGATAAAGGACATGGTAAATCCAGATGAGATACTCCTAACTGTCGATGCCATGGCCGGTCAAGATGCCGTTAATTCTGGTAAGGTTTTCAACGAAAGGCTTGACGTGAGTGGATTTGTTGTTACAAAACTCGACGGTGACTCACGCGGTGGTGTAATACTCACAATAAGATATATCACCGGAAAACCCATTAAATTTGTTGGTGTTGGAGAAAAGATAGATGATTTCGACGAGTTCTATCCCGACAGAATGGCAAACAGAATTCTTGGTTTAGGTGATGTGCTTTCTCTGATCGAAAAAGTTGAGAGAGAATTAGACCAAGAAAAGATGCAAAAGATGGGCGAAAAATTCATGAGAGCGGAATTTACTTTGGACGATTTCAGAGAGCAGATTAAAGAGATCAAAAAGCTTGGAATGGACAAGATTCTTGAGGCTCTGCCTGGTGCGCCCGAAGTCGATTTGAACACAAGTGAAAAAGAACTTAAGAAAGTGGAGGCTATAATTAACTCAATGACACCAGAAGAGCGAAACAATCCTTCAATAATAAACGCAAGTAGAAAGAAGAGAATCGCCAATGGGAGCGGTACAACAGTGCAAGATATAAACAAACTCTTGAAATCTTATGAAGAAATGAAAAAGCTTATGAAGATGATGAAAAAAGGGAGAATGCCATTCGGTTTGAAGGGCTTGAAATTCTGA
- the trmD gene encoding tRNA (guanosine(37)-N1)-methyltransferase TrmD, which yields MRVGVVTIFPDFVKVIKDYGVIAQAVENGLIDIEIFNLRDFTTDKHKVVDDYPYGGGPGMVMKPEPFFRFFEFYNQKYGKPYVLLTTPQGKRLTNSFAQELASKEHILIICGRYEGIDERVSHFVDEEVSIGDYVLTGGELPAMVVIDVVSRFVSGVVEEESVKNDSFYNDLLDHPHYTRPREIEGFKVPEVLVSGNHEEVELWRRKESLKKTILKRPDLFMKHAFDDLDKKALISLFKELMSNAQ from the coding sequence GTGAGAGTAGGTGTAGTTACCATATTCCCGGACTTTGTAAAAGTAATAAAAGATTACGGAGTAATTGCACAGGCTGTTGAGAATGGTCTCATTGACATTGAAATATTTAATTTGAGGGATTTTACAACAGACAAACACAAAGTTGTTGACGACTACCCATATGGCGGTGGACCGGGTATGGTAATGAAGCCCGAACCATTTTTTAGATTCTTCGAGTTTTACAATCAAAAGTACGGAAAACCTTACGTTTTACTTACAACACCACAAGGAAAAAGACTTACAAATAGCTTTGCTCAAGAATTAGCATCAAAGGAACATATACTGATAATTTGCGGTCGGTACGAAGGAATAGATGAGCGAGTCAGTCATTTTGTCGATGAAGAAGTATCTATAGGTGATTATGTTCTTACTGGTGGAGAGTTACCTGCAATGGTAGTTATAGACGTCGTGTCAAGGTTTGTATCAGGAGTCGTTGAGGAGGAATCGGTAAAGAACGATTCTTTCTACAATGACTTATTAGACCACCCACATTATACACGTCCAAGGGAAATTGAGGGTTTCAAAGTGCCAGAAGTGTTGGTCAGCGGCAATCACGAAGAAGTAGAACTGTGGAGAAGGAAAGAATCGCTCAAAAAGACGATACTTAAGAGACCTGACTTGTTCATGAAACACGCATTTGATGATTTAGACAAGAAGGCTTTAATAAGCCTCTTCAAGGAGTTGATGTCAAATGCTCAATAA